The Sporichthya brevicatena nucleotide sequence GCGACGGCCGGCAGGTTCGTGAGGAACTCCTCGATGCCGTCGTACGCGACAGTGGGCGAGAGCTCCGGTTCCAGACCGAGAGCCAGCTGCGCGTCCATCCGGTGGACGGTCGTCTCGTGCAGCGCCCGGCGCGCCCACCAGCCCGCGGTCCCGCCCGGGCCCCACGTCCACACCGGCCGGTTCGGGTCCGTGGCGAGCGCGGCCCGAAGCGGCGACGCGCCCGCGGCGAGCCAGGCCGGCAGGCCCGTGCGCTGGGTCGGCAGGCCGAGGTCGACCTCCCGCGGCGAGACGCGCTCGGTGGACCCGCTGCGGAGGATGTGGGCGATCCAGCGGTGGACCGTGCCCGAGTGCCGGGTCAGCTTGCCGAGGTCCCACTCGGGGCAGCTCGGGACCGGAGCGTCGAGGTCCGCGTTCGCCACCAGTCCCGCGAAACGGACGATCTCCTCCGAGACTCCGGCGACGTACTCAGCGTGCTCCACGGGCGGAAGCATGGCAGCCGAACCGGCGTGGAATCCCGTTGGAAGCCGCCGGAAAGCTCACTCACAGACAACGTTCAACCGGCAGGCTGCCTCTGCGTCACACGGCGTGACAGATGCACCACCGAGCGTCCACCGAGCCCTCAGCCCGCCCAGCGGCCGTTGCTGAACAGCAGGACGAACGCGACTGCGAACGGCGCGATCACCGCCAGGTAGCCCTGGAGCACGACGGGCCGACGCAGGGTCCACGCGGCCAGCGCGATCCACAGCGGCCACCAGGTCAGGGTCGAGCGGGGGACGGAGAAGAACCAGTACGACGTCGTGAACGCGTACAGCTGCAGCCCGATGTAGGTCGCCTCGGCCCACCGACGTCTGCGCAGCAGCCACAACGTGAGCGCGATCCCGATCCCGACGGCGACGATCTCGGCACCGAAGTTCCAGGCGAAGACCGTCGACTGCTTCTCGTCGTACGCCGCCTCCCACGTGTTGGCCAGCGCCTCCCAGGGCCAGTGGAAGTTGCGGTACCACCCCCGCTCCTGGGCGTGCTGCCACGCGTTCCAGTCGCCGGTGCGGTCGTGGAGGTAGGTGAAGTACGCGGCGACGGGCAGCGCGGGCAGGGCCAGCCAGGGCGCGGACCGCCAGCGCCGCCGGCCGTCGGTGGCGGTGAGGAACTCGACGACGAGCGCCGCCGCGACGAAGACCCCGGTGATCCGGACCCCGCACGCGAGCGCCGTCAGCACACCGGCCGCCGCCCACCGCCCCTGGCGCGCGCACAGCCAGGCCGGGAACGCGAGGGCGAGGAACAACGCCTCCGTGTACGCCGCGGCGAGGAACACCGCGGGCGGCGCGAGGACGAACAGCAGCACCGTCCGCTCGGCGAGCGCCGCCGGCGCCGTCCCAGGCGCGGCCTCGGCCGCGGCGAGCCGGGCGAGCGCGACGATCGCCACGGCGCTCGCGACCAGGGAGATCGCGAGGCCGGCGACGACGTAGTCCAGCCCGCTGACCGTGTGGACCGCCCGGATCGCGAGCGGGTAGCCGGGGAAGAACGCCTCCAGCGGCGCGAGCTGCCCGATGCCGGGTTCGCCGTCGTAGCCCCAGCGGGCGATCGTGACGTAGTGGACGGTGTCCCACTGCGTCCACCGGTCCAGGTAGTGGACCGGCGTCCGGCCGTCCCGGTTCTCGGCGAACAGCCAGGCCCCGGCGCTGACGAGGGTGAAGATGCCGATCCGGCTCAGCAGCCAGTAGCGCAGCGCGATGGCGTCGACGCCGCGTGGCCGCGCCCGCTCGAGCGTCGCGCGGAGGTCGCTCACGCGGGCGCCCCGACCGGTTCCGTCGCCGTGGGCGCCGGTCGGACCGGCGGCGCGGTCGCCGCCCATCCGGCGGCGGGATCGTCCTCGACGCCGTCGGCGCGAACCGGGTCGCAGGCCGGACGGAGGATGTCGCGCACGACGACGGCGACGAGCCAGAGCAGGCAGACGAGCCGCAGCCCCACCGTCACCCCGTACGCGTCCATGGGCAGGCCCCGGTCGAAGCCGCCGAGCAGGTAGTACCAGACCGCGAAGAAGTAGATCACCTCCCCGGCCTGCCAGATCGCCAGGTCACGCCAGCGTGGGCGGGCCAGCGCGGCGAGCGGGAGCAGCCAGAGCGCGTACTGCGGCGACCACACCTTGTTGAAGATCAGGAACGCCGCGACGGTGAGGAACGCGAGCTGCATCAGCCGCGGCGGCTGCGGGGCGAGGAAGGCCAGGATCGCGATACCGGCGAAGGCCGCGACCATCAACGCCGTGCTGACGACGTCCAGCGAGCCGACGCCGTGGCCGTTCTGCGCGAGGACGTACCAGAACGACCCGAAGTCCGCGCCCCGGTCGGCGTTGAACTCGTAGAACGCGCGCCAGCCCTCGGGCGCAGCCAGCATCACCGGCAGGTTCACCGCGAGCCAGGTGACGGCCGTGGTCGCGACCGTCCAGATCAACGGCCGCCACCGCCGCGCGCGGATGCACACCAGCGCCAACGGCAGCAGGAGCACGACCGGGTACAGCTTCGCCGCGATCCCGAGGCCGAGCAGGACCCCGCACCAGCCTGGACGGCGGCGGGCCCACGCGAGCAGTGCCCCCGTCGCGAGGGCGACCGCGATCAGGTCCCAGTTGATCGTGCCGTGCAGCGCCAGCAGCGGGGACGCCGCGACCAGCGCGGCGTCCCACGGCCGTCGGCGGCCGGCGAGCAGCATCGTGGTCGCGACCAGGGCCAGCCCGGCGAGGCCGAGCAGGACGGCGTTGACGTCGTAGTAGCGCACGGCGCGCGCGTCCGCGGTGCCGTCGGCGATCAGCGAGGTGAACTCCGCGCTGACCCACATCACGAGCCCGGACAGCACCGGGTACTCCAGTGGCTGCCAGTCGCCGGTGTCGACGTACGGGATCGCGCCCTCGGCGAGGCCGCGCTCCCGGTACATGTGCGGGATGTCGGAGTAGCAGGCGTGGACGAACTGCTGCCCGTCGTTGCGGCTCCAGGCGTTCTCGCGACAGTCGGCGCGCTCGAGCACGCCGAGCGCGAGCACGACGGTCGCCAGTGCGAGCAGGACCCGCAGCGGTGTCCACCACCCGGTGGCGGGCGCTCGCCGCCGTCCGGCCGGGCCGCCGAGAACCTCGCTGCCCGACCGGATCACGGGGTCGTCGAGCGAGGGCGCGACCCGGTCCGGGCTAATTGCCTCCGCCCTGGTTTCCCGGGTTGCCGTTGCCCGGGTTGCCGCCGCCGTTCCCCCCGCCGCCGCCGTTGCCGCCGCCACCGCCGCCGCCACCGCCGCCACCGCTCGGTGTCGACGAGGGCTCCGGGTCGTCCGACGGGTCCGGTGTCGCGGACCCGGTCGGGGCCGGGCTGGGCTTGGGCGTCGGCTCCGGGGTCGGCGTCGGGACCGTCGTCGGGCCCGGGTCGAACGTCGGGAAGATCGGGCCGGGGCCGCTCGGCGGCAGGCCGGTGCCGGGGTCCACGCCGTCGAAGCCGCCCGGGTCGTACGGGTCCTTGCTCGGCGTCGGCGTGGAGGTCGGGGTCGCCTTGACGATCGGGAAGTCCTCGACGGGCTTGCCCTTGAGCGCGCCCTTCATGAACGTCGTCCAGGTCTGCGCCGGGTAAGTGCCACCGAAGAACGTGGACATCCCGGCGCTGCCGTCGAGCGACTTGGTGCCGTCGCCCTTGAAGTACACGACCGAGGCCGCGATCTGCGGGGTGCAACCGGAGAACCACGCGGTCAGGTCCTCGTGGGTGCCGGTCTTGCCGGCGACGGGACGGTTCAGCGCCTTGGCCCGGGTGCCGGTGCCGGACTTGACGACACCCTCCATCGCCTCGAGCGTGCCCGAGATGACGTGGGGCTCGAACACGGGCTCGGGGGAGATGTCCGGCTTGCGGATCGGCACCTCACCGCCGTTCGGCATCAGCACACGCTCGACCAGGTGCGGCTCGGCCTTGATGCCGCCGCCGCAGATCGTCGCGATCGCGCCGGCGACGTCGATGGCCGGCGTCGAGGCGATGCCGAGGGTGATGCGGGCGTTGGTCTCCAGACCCGGGGTGTTGTTCGGGATGCCCGCGCGGACCATCGCCTGCCGGACCTTCTGCGCCCCGATCTTCATCGTCGCCTGGACGAAGGCGGTGTTGATCGACTGCGCGAGCGAGGTGCGCAGCGACACCGCCGCGCCGTAGTCCTGGTTGAACTCGTTGTTGACCGGCTTGGACCCGGGCAGCGAGAGCGGCGAGTTCCCGTAGAACGTGCTGTTGAGGGTGTACCCCTCCTCCAGCAGCGCGGCCGTGGTGAAGACCTTCATCGTCGACCCGGACTGGATCGGGTACGTCGCGGTGTTCACCTGCGCGTACTTGCCCTTGCCGAGGAAGTCGGGGCCGCCGTACATGGCGAGGACGCGGCCGGTCTTGGGCTCGACCGCGACCAGCCCGGTGCGCAGGCCCTGGTTCTTGGTCTTCGGGAACTCCTTCGCGACCGCGTCGAGGGCGGCCTTCTCGGCCTCCTCGTCGAGGGTCGTGATGATCCGGTAGCCCTTGTTCTCGATGTCGTCCGCCGACAGACCGCGCCGCTGCAGCTCCTTCTTCACCGCGGTGAGGATGTAGCCGCGCTGACCGCCGTACCGGCTCTGCGCCTTGGCCTGCTTCGGGAACTTCGGGAACTTGAGCGCCGCACGGGCCTCGGGCGTCAGCGCCTTGGTGGTGACCATGGCGTCCGCGACGTAGGTCCAGCGGTCGCGCAGGCGACGCAGACCGTCGTCGTCGCTCGGCTCGTACGCGCTGGGACGCTGGATGATCGCGGCGAGCGCGATGCCCTCGGAGGGCGTCAGGTTCTGGACGTCCTTGTTCCAGTAGGCCTTCGCCGCGGCCTGGACGCCGTAGGCGCCGCGGCCGAGGTAGATGGTGTTCAGGTAGTCCTCGAGGATCTGGTCCTTCGACTTCTCGCGGTCGATCTTGATCGCGAGCAGTGCTTCCTTGAGCTTGCGCTGGACGGACCGCTCCGAGGACAGGTACGTGTTCTTCACGTACTGCTGGGTGATGGTCGAACCACCCTGGGTCGACCCGCCGCGCAGGTTGTTCCAGAACGCGCGGAACATGCCGCGGGGCGAGACGCCGTTGTCGGAGTAGAAGCTGCGGTTCTCCGCCGCGAGCACCGCGTCGCGCAGCGTCTGCGGCATCTTGTCGAGGCCGACGATGGTCCGGTTGATGTCACCGAACCGACCGAGCTCGACCTCGTTCCCGGCGTAGTACACGCGCGAGGTCTGCTGCGTCGCGACCTGGTTCGGCTCGGGGATGTCGATCCGCGAGTAGGCGATG carries:
- a CDS encoding maleylpyruvate isomerase family mycothiol-dependent enzyme, which produces MEHAEYVAGVSEEIVRFAGLVANADLDAPVPSCPEWDLGKLTRHSGTVHRWIAHILRSGSTERVSPREVDLGLPTQRTGLPAWLAAGASPLRAALATDPNRPVWTWGPGGTAGWWARRALHETTVHRMDAQLALGLEPELSPTVAYDGIEEFLTNLPAVAADNIKGLPAGDSLHLHATDGPGEWTIQLADGGFTWNSEHGKAAVALRGTLVDLLLLLYGRRRPHDGDRFEAFGDLAVADRWLAATQL
- a CDS encoding mannosyltransferase family protein → MSDLRATLERARPRGVDAIALRYWLLSRIGIFTLVSAGAWLFAENRDGRTPVHYLDRWTQWDTVHYVTIARWGYDGEPGIGQLAPLEAFFPGYPLAIRAVHTVSGLDYVVAGLAISLVASAVAIVALARLAAAEAAPGTAPAALAERTVLLFVLAPPAVFLAAAYTEALFLALAFPAWLCARQGRWAAAGVLTALACGVRITGVFVAAALVVEFLTATDGRRRWRSAPWLALPALPVAAYFTYLHDRTGDWNAWQHAQERGWYRNFHWPWEALANTWEAAYDEKQSTVFAWNFGAEIVAVGIGIALTLWLLRRRRWAEATYIGLQLYAFTTSYWFFSVPRSTLTWWPLWIALAAWTLRRPVVLQGYLAVIAPFAVAFVLLFSNGRWAG
- a CDS encoding glycosyltransferase family 87 protein → MIRSGSEVLGGPAGRRRAPATGWWTPLRVLLALATVVLALGVLERADCRENAWSRNDGQQFVHACYSDIPHMYRERGLAEGAIPYVDTGDWQPLEYPVLSGLVMWVSAEFTSLIADGTADARAVRYYDVNAVLLGLAGLALVATTMLLAGRRRPWDAALVAASPLLALHGTINWDLIAVALATGALLAWARRRPGWCGVLLGLGIAAKLYPVVLLLPLALVCIRARRWRPLIWTVATTAVTWLAVNLPVMLAAPEGWRAFYEFNADRGADFGSFWYVLAQNGHGVGSLDVVSTALMVAAFAGIAILAFLAPQPPRLMQLAFLTVAAFLIFNKVWSPQYALWLLPLAALARPRWRDLAIWQAGEVIYFFAVWYYLLGGFDRGLPMDAYGVTVGLRLVCLLWLVAVVVRDILRPACDPVRADGVEDDPAAGWAATAPPVRPAPTATEPVGAPA
- a CDS encoding transglycosylase domain-containing protein; its protein translation is GAAGARGTGGRGGSGSGKGSGGSGGGGRGPGRKWWGGAAGPPGKPKSKKKRRLQRALWASLAVGVIGFFMMIIAYSRIDIPEPNQVATQQTSRVYYAGNEVELGRFGDINRTIVGLDKMPQTLRDAVLAAENRSFYSDNGVSPRGMFRAFWNNLRGGSTQGGSTITQQYVKNTYLSSERSVQRKLKEALLAIKIDREKSKDQILEDYLNTIYLGRGAYGVQAAAKAYWNKDVQNLTPSEGIALAAIIQRPSAYEPSDDDGLRRLRDRWTYVADAMVTTKALTPEARAALKFPKFPKQAKAQSRYGGQRGYILTAVKKELQRRGLSADDIENKGYRIITTLDEEAEKAALDAVAKEFPKTKNQGLRTGLVAVEPKTGRVLAMYGGPDFLGKGKYAQVNTATYPIQSGSTMKVFTTAALLEEGYTLNSTFYGNSPLSLPGSKPVNNEFNQDYGAAVSLRTSLAQSINTAFVQATMKIGAQKVRQAMVRAGIPNNTPGLETNARITLGIASTPAIDVAGAIATICGGGIKAEPHLVERVLMPNGGEVPIRKPDISPEPVFEPHVISGTLEAMEGVVKSGTGTRAKALNRPVAGKTGTHEDLTAWFSGCTPQIAASVVYFKGDGTKSLDGSAGMSTFFGGTYPAQTWTTFMKGALKGKPVEDFPIVKATPTSTPTPSKDPYDPGGFDGVDPGTGLPPSGPGPIFPTFDPGPTTVPTPTPEPTPKPSPAPTGSATPDPSDDPEPSSTPSGGGGGGGGGGGNGGGGGNGGGNPGNGNPGNQGGGN